In the Wyeomyia smithii strain HCP4-BCI-WySm-NY-G18 chromosome 2, ASM2978416v1, whole genome shotgun sequence genome, one interval contains:
- the LOC129720540 gene encoding uncharacterized protein LOC129720540, which produces MVLSPIEVLLATLLALATISSDVIAANSTSAVNVTCSPAPPNVNISRCCETPIPFAVEVLLKCQDVQAQWIALGNGTKTEMQCGSECIINEMKDMSKFFTNLAQSPSPKWLEWLTQLLASNSVCMLKINNFKEVLRAAVGNSPNICDVDLVAIADCISRNMFLTCSSRSDSRECASVVTFLSGPCMFSDLNQDQL; this is translated from the exons ATGGTTCTTTCACCTATCGAAGTTTTACTAGCTACATTGTTGGCTCTCGCTACTATTAGCAGTGATGTTATCGCCGCTAATAGTACTTCCGCAGTGAACGTTACGTGTAGTCCAGCGCCGCCAAACGTGAATATATCCCGTTGTTGTGAAACACCAATTCCTTTCGCTGTAGAAGTTCTATTAAAATGCCAGGACGTCCAGGCACAATGGATAGCGTTAGGGAATGGAACCAAAACAGAGATG CAATGCGGGTCCGAGTGTATCATAAACGAGATGAAAGATATGTCGAAATTTTTCACCAATCTGGCCCAAAGTCCATCCCCGAAGTGGTTGGAATGGCTCACACAGTTGCTTGCATCTAACAGCGTCTGCATGCTCAAGATAAACAATTTTAAGGAAGTTCTGCGAGCAGCTGTGGGAAATAGTCCAAATATCTGCGACGTAGATTTGGTGGCAATAGCTGATTGCATAAGCAGAAATATGTTCCTG ACGTGCAGCAGCCGGAGTGACAGCAGGGAATGTGCATCGGTTGTAACTTTTCTGAGCGGTCCATGCATGTTTAGTGATTTGAATCAAGATCAGCTTTAG
- the LOC129720541 gene encoding uncharacterized protein LOC129720541: protein MESEQKHFERNAVRNALYVANTESNSNAAFRAFATQCSVVVVIRSAEECCSGVARVLIRVVPVRVWIFRLAAVKVNSIGGGSPQGKKQAVSLLCCWSDSIVHSRSMAAGGLSIPPDLLSGSGGEESEMDFSDIPKNDVDGFFDVIKKRKRARKTVSPVPPTNDVTVRVKKYKEDQPGLRWVVFFRPRNKPLKVVQICKLLRKRYTSLVEVCKVKADKLKATFSDLQHANAVVEDKNFTIEYRVYIPARATEIEGVITEPDLTEKEVMEGAGRFKNPNLPEIKVLECRRMYSKDNTGSYSPNDSFRVTFEGKVLPDFFELYKLRLPVRLFIPKVMSCTNCLQLGHTKTYCSNKTKCCKCGEIMESNHACSEQEAKCSLCGGSPHKVETCEKYKLRFDALKKSTKQRSKQSFAQMLKTALQQEENRYSSLENDDSNDDEEDYQPLPSTGAVRKRPSASSPKLPRKEQKKTPTDTPQGSAPKQNAKATPPGFRVNYDQEFPKLPGKQSATTPKLSTESEIPSTDGRISFKMIVEWIFTTFGLSDALKSMISAWLPTICMLGKQLSTKWPLLAFVVNFWLATHGCQKLHRKKSLLLVFTCVYKIKLFVLFCFISSYSCDILYSFTLKNCVCENFVMNDPTDYVVYGYTIGNQVFQLKRDFVAQQDSPKIVQVIPAGTVVHSGPSTIRILENFQLRQPAQQHCQTVLGQHNDTAIPIVVESISLPVNNESDKTSNTIVANQANTQLIVTSDSTALVKPEKLNAIAPCSKADADDTRNELKPKRVPAKIRKTVRIKPPDLSLDTEKQNINKTSTKAKRDFIYECDICDSRFLAAVSLRIHKTGHSYGTPEQKKAYPCRFCGRQFSHPQTLGDHEKVHIDDRYNCDACGARYSSKSGLRNHLGKNEECNSSYQRQKLARKQEEEELKEHSCEVCGKKYRHRKSLLEHRSLHFRNKQYRCDRCGVMFETTGGWRKHRANQRCEFSKSKYRDPGESDEVFIPKERKHFAEQIKKKEVKSNKKLKSRRVSKRKRKISVSSCENNDGSNLREDDVSDSEKKFRTPEFSYCQIEIVTVPAVNLDDENSDPNTDHLSEDETPQNALNVDEEIKEENSSDNELHDWPLDTPSGETKISGKETSFDTEVKNNAEINTDRNKLENDSQAERSPKNTGDNTIDLNLPEEALSKQESVEDTDLKEPSSTSNRKPKVHQCLTCNKTFARSFILKNHLRKHTGERPFLCDSCPKSFADAASLKMHSVVHTGEKPFPCPECPARFARKSGLRNHVTMHYKLPCDDCDQKFPSRKTLMRHKAKHQGVRPFLCEICSKDFRTKADMKAHMRIHSNEKRYACKICSARFNCPSTLRRHRNVHAPPETRPVCESCGKSFSSRQALQKHENIHRDLKPFQCDICSKCFRVKDHLKIHQRSHSGDRPFSCDLCPKRFATNGDLRVHYRRHTGEKPYTCDDCGLGFVVTAGLYRHQQQTGHQSSKPTAIIVPEYTRAT from the exons ATGGAAAGTGAACAGAAACACTTCGAACGCAACGCAGTACGGAACGCCCTGTACGTGGCGAATACGGAAAGCAATTCTAACGCTGCTTTTCGAG CGTTCGCGACGCAGTGCAGTGTTGTGGTGGTGATACGCT CAGCAGAGGAGTGCTGTAGTGGTGTTGCGCGTGTGCTGATACGTGTCGTGCCGGTCCGAGTGTGGATATTCCGTCTCGCAGCAGTGAAGGTCAACTCGATTGGTGGTGGATCCCCACAGGGGAAAAAGCAAGCGGTTTCGCTGCTTTGCTGTTGGAGCGACAGC ATAGTTCACAGCCGCTCCATGGCGGCGGGTGGATTGTCTATCCCTCCGGACCTTTTATCCGGTTCAGGGGGTGAAGAATCCGAAATGGATTTCTCTGACATCCCGAAAAACGATGTAGATGGCTTCTTTGACgttataaaaaaacgaaaaagagcGCGCAAAACTGTCTCGCCTGTGCCACCCACTAATGATGTAACAGTTCGGGTGAAGAAATATAAGGAAGACCAACCTGGACTTCGTTGGGTAGTTTTCTTCCGGCCCAGAAACAAACCCCTAAAGGTCGTTCAGATCTGTAAACTTCTGCGAAAAAGATATACCAGCTTGGTAGAGGTTTGTAAAGTTAAAGCCGATAAACTGAAGGCCACATTTTctgatcttcaacatgcaaaTGCAGTTGTTGAAGATAAAAATTTTACGATCGAGTACCGGGTGTATATTCCGGCTCGAGCAACTGAGATCGAGGGCGTCATAACGGAACCCGATCTCACAGAGAAAGAAGTTATGGAAGGAGCGGGTCGTTTCAAAAACCCAAACCTCCCAGAAATTAAAGTCTTAGAGTGCCGGAGAATGTACTCTAAGGACAACACGGGTAGCTACTCTCCGAACGATTCGTTTCGAGTCACCTTCGAAGGGAAAGTGCTCCCAGATTTCTTCGAGCTGTACAAGCTCAGACTACCGGTACGACTTTTTATCCCAAAAGTCATGTCGTGTACAAATTGTCTGCAGCTAGGGCACACGAAAACCTACTGCAGCAATAAAACCAAATGCTGCAAGTGTGGGGAAATTATGGAGAGTAACCATGCTTGTAGTGAACAGGAAGCAAAATGCTCCCTATGTGGTGGTAGCCCACACAAAGTCGAGACGTGCGAAAAATATAAGCTACGGTTTGACGCACtgaaaaaatcgacaaaacaacGTAGTAAGCAGTCTTTCGCACAGATGCTAAAGACTGCCCTACAGCAGGAAGAAAATCGTTACTCCAGTTTGGAGAACGATGATTCGAATGATGACGAGGAGGATTATCAACCACTCCCGTCAACCGGAGCTGTGCGAAAACGGCCAAGTGCATCTTCTCCTAAACTCCccagaaaggagcagaagaagaCGCCAACTGATACTCCACAAGGTTCCGCTCCAAAGCAAAATGCTAAAGCGACTCCTCCTGGTTTCAGAGTTAACTACGATCAGGAGTTTCCTAAACTTCCAGGGAAACAATCTGCTACCACCCCTAAACTGTCGACGGAGTCTGAAATACCGTCTACTGATGGgcgtatttcattcaaaatgatcgttgaatggatattcaccacttttggtttatccgatgctcttaaaagtatgatttcggcttggcttccaacaatttgcatgttgggtaagcaactaagcaccaaatggcccctcctcgcgttcgta GTTAATTTTTGGCTCGCAACTCATGGCTGTCAAAAGTTACACAGAAAAAAATCGCTGTTGCTTGTGTTCACCTGTGTATacaaaataaaattgtttgttttattctgttttattaGCTCTTATTCATGTGATATACTTTATTCATTTACCctaaaaaattgtgtttgtgaaAATTTTGTAATGAATGACCCTACTGATTATGTCGTGTATGGCTATACTATCGGTAACCAAGTGTTCCAACTTAAACGAGACTTTGTGGCCCAACAAGATTCCCCAAAAATTGTCCAGGTGATACCAG CTGGAACAGTTGTTCATTCGGGACCATCGACAATCCGTATTCTCGAGAATTTTCAACTCCGTCAGCCCGCTCAACAACATTGCCAAACGGTTCTCGGTCAACATAATGATACCGCGATTCCCATAGTCGTTGAAAGTATTTCGCTACCCGTGAATAATGAATCCGATAAAACAAGCAACACAATTGTTGCAAATCAAGCGAATACGCAATTGATTGTAACTTCGGACTCCACCGCGTTGGTGAAACCCGAAAAGCTGAATGCCATTGCACCATGCTCGAAAGCAGATGCAGATGACACGAGAAACGAACTGAAACCAAAGAGAGTACCGGCGAAAATACGTAAAACGGTCCGCATTAAGCCACCAGATTTATCATTAGacacagaaaaacaaaacattaacAAGACTTCTACCAAAGCGAAAAGAGACTTTATCTATGAATGTGACATCTGCGACAGTCGTTTTCTAGCAGCGGTATCGCTTAGAATCCACAAAACTGGCCATAGCTATGGAACGCCCGAACAGAAAAAAGCATACCCGTGCCGCTTTTGCGGACGGCAATTTTCGCATCCTCAAACACTCGGCGATCACGAAAAGGTGCACATCGATGACCGCTACAATTGTGATGCATGTGGAGCCCGATACAGCTCGAAAAGTGGCCTCCGTAACCATTTGGGTAAAAACGAAGAATGCAACAGCAGCTACCAACGACAGAAGTTGGCTCGCAAGCAGGAGGAAGAAGAACTGAAGGAGCATAGCTGTGAGGTTTGCGGCAAAAAGTATCGTCACCGAAAGTCACTGCTGGAGCACCGCAGTTTGCACTTTCGAAACAAACAGTACCGGTGCGATCGATGCGGGGTAATGTTCGAAACGACTGGGGGATGGCGGAAGCATCGCGCCAACCAACGATGTGAGTTTAGTAAGAGTAAATATAGAGATCCGGGTGAGAGCGATGAGGTTTTCATACCGAAGGAGAGGAAACATTTTGCGGAACAGATTAAAAAGAAAGAAGTTAAATCGAATAAAAAA tTAAAGAGCAGGCGTGTTTccaaaagaaaaaggaaaattaGTGTaagtagttgtgaaaataacGATGGCAGTAATCTGCGAGAAGATGACGTAAGTGATAGTGAGAAAAAATTTCGGACACCAGAGTTCTCATATTGCCAGATAGAAATAGTCACTGTTCCTGCAGTAAATTTAGATGATGAAAATTCCGATCCCAATACCGACCATCTCAGCGAAGATGAAACTCCTCAAAACGCATTAAATGTCGATGAGGAAATTAAGGAAGAAAATTCGAGCGATAATGAGCTGCATGATTGGCCACTGGATACCCCATCGggagaaacaaaaatttctgggAAAGAAACATCTTTCGACACAGAAGTAAAAAATAACGCCGAAATTAATACAGATCGTAACAAGCTTGAAAATGATTCTCAGGCAGAGAGGTCTCCCAAAAACACAGGAGATAACACGATTGACTTAAACCTGCCAGAGGAAGCTCTCTCGAAGCAAGAATCAGTAGAAGATACCGATCTTAAAGAGCCATCATCCACAAGCAATCGCAAACCTAAGGTTCACCAGTGCCTAACGTGCAACAAAACTTTCGCGCGTagctttattttaaaaaatcatctcCGCAAGCACACAGGTGAGCGCCCATTTCTCTGCGACAGTTGTCCCAAATCATTCGCAGATGCAGCTTCTCTGAAAATGCACTCTGTGGTGCATACGGGTGAGAAACCCTTTCCGTGTCCGGAATGTCCGGCACGTTTCGCACGTAAAAGTGGCCTGCGCAACCACGTAACCATGCACTATAAGCTGCCGTGTGACGATTGTGACCAGAAATTTCCCTCGCGAAAAACTCTAATGCGTCACAAAGCCAAACATCAGGGCGTCCGGCCGTTTTTGTGTGAAATATGCTCGAAAGATTTCCGAACCAAAGCGGATATGAAAGCGCACATGCGAATCCATTCGAACGAAAAGCGTTATGCGTGCAAAATCTGCTCGGCGCGCTTCAACTGTCCGTCGACGTTACGGAGACATCGGAATGTCCATGCGCCACCCGAAACGCGTCCGGTTTGTGAGAGCTGCGGAAAGTCGTTCTCCTCTCGTCAAGCACTACAGAAACATGAAAACATCCATCGGGATCTGAAACCGTTCCAGTGCGATATCTGCTCCAAGTGCTTTCGCGTTAAAGATCACCTAAAAATTCATCAACGGTCCCATTCCGGTGACCGACCTTTCTCGTGCGATCTTTGTCCAAAAAG ATTTGCAACAAATGGCGACCTGCGGGTTCACTACCGGCGGCACACCGGGGAGAAACCGTACACTTGTGACGATTGTGGGCTTGGGTTCGTAGTCACTGCAGGCCTGTATCGGCATCAGCAGCAAACTGGTCACCAAAGTAGCAAACCGACGGCTATCATTGTGCCGGAGTATACGAGGGCCACATAA